One window of Dehalobacterium formicoaceticum genomic DNA carries:
- a CDS encoding FAD binding domain-containing protein encodes MSVKSFAPQNMAELFSDLAKMTPESKIIAGGTDLNIRLHGGSVKTDALLYVGGISEMRQIVKTEDKVEIGAAATMSEIAKNPLLQRGLAAIADAAGDVGSTQIRNNATIGGNVANASPAGDIIVPLFMLKAEAVIANSKGQLRCVPISEVVLGPSKNSLGYDEAIVKFVLPLPLPGRRSAFVKLGFRKAVNIARIGLAASLEVAEDGLIKAAEMMVGAISLVPLHMEAAEQYMLGKRPDEAVETVGQMLSDLIMEKTPKEFDRDYKVGAARGAVDDLLRRFC; translated from the coding sequence ATGAGTGTAAAAAGCTTTGCACCCCAGAATATGGCGGAATTGTTTTCAGACCTGGCAAAAATGACTCCGGAAAGCAAAATTATCGCCGGAGGCACGGATCTGAATATCCGCTTACATGGGGGCTCTGTCAAAACGGACGCCCTGCTTTATGTGGGCGGTATTAGTGAAATGCGTCAAATTGTCAAGACAGAGGATAAAGTTGAGATCGGTGCTGCGGCCACCATGAGTGAAATAGCAAAAAACCCGCTCTTACAAAGGGGCCTGGCTGCTATCGCGGACGCGGCTGGGGATGTGGGCTCTACCCAGATCCGCAACAATGCCACCATTGGCGGTAACGTGGCCAATGCTTCCCCGGCAGGTGATATTATAGTTCCCTTATTTATGTTGAAGGCGGAAGCGGTGATCGCGAACAGCAAGGGCCAGTTGCGGTGCGTGCCTATCTCTGAAGTGGTGTTGGGACCTAGTAAAAACAGCCTTGGCTATGATGAAGCCATCGTTAAATTCGTTCTGCCATTGCCCTTGCCGGGACGGCGCAGTGCTTTTGTCAAGTTGGGCTTTCGCAAAGCGGTGAACATTGCCCGGATCGGTTTGGCAGCCAGCCTGGAGGTGGCGGAAGACGGTCTCATAAAGGCAGCGGAAATGATGGTGGGCGCTATCTCCCTTGTACCCTTGCACATGGAAGCGGCCGAACAGTATATGCTTGGTAAGCGGCCGGATGAGGCAGTGGAGACAGTGGGCCAGATGCTTTCAGATTTGATCATGGAAAAAACCCCCAAGGAATTTGACCGGGATTATAAAGTGGGTGCCGCTCGTGGTGCAGTTGACGACCTGTTGAGGCGTTTTTGCTAA
- a CDS encoding uroporphyrinogen decarboxylase family protein, protein MLKEMTPKERINAAFAGEPIDHIPVTPFLEGGVWLMARENMSFNDLYKMDDLGVNMIVDAFLSMKSDLVMCGLGCWLGWLEAIGCPIDMNRIGSPIEMSPCFIDVAKNPPLLDKSSIRAQLENSGLVQKMMQQTREIKKSVAQTHHVVFPIVAPFSAVSIMVGMNELMLLLAEAPEVVPDLCDYAVECCSEMANMACENGADIVLLSDPVASANLISLAMYEKFAAPYLDKVLEKIDKCDDVLLHICGKALDRIPSIKQMKKIKGFSIDSVIDLKQALDAAGQDLIIIGNVDPIGIMLQGTAEDVYRETYKCAEIAGMDGRLFLMPGCDLAAGTKEENILAMTKASLDYAAKASAK, encoded by the coding sequence ATGCTAAAAGAAATGACACCCAAAGAACGTATCAATGCCGCCTTCGCCGGTGAGCCCATAGACCACATTCCCGTCACCCCGTTTTTAGAGGGGGGTGTATGGTTAATGGCACGGGAAAACATGTCGTTCAATGACTTGTACAAAATGGATGACCTTGGAGTCAACATGATTGTCGATGCTTTTCTATCAATGAAAAGCGACCTTGTTATGTGTGGGTTGGGATGCTGGTTGGGCTGGCTGGAGGCTATCGGCTGTCCTATTGATATGAACAGAATTGGCTCACCAATAGAAATGTCTCCTTGCTTTATCGATGTAGCTAAAAATCCTCCTTTATTAGACAAGTCAAGTATCCGCGCTCAATTGGAAAACAGTGGGCTTGTTCAAAAAATGATGCAGCAAACACGTGAAATTAAGAAATCGGTCGCCCAAACACACCATGTTGTTTTTCCCATCGTTGCGCCCTTTTCCGCTGTCAGCATTATGGTAGGGATGAATGAACTCATGTTACTGTTAGCGGAAGCACCGGAAGTCGTTCCGGATTTGTGTGATTATGCAGTTGAATGTTGTTCAGAAATGGCAAACATGGCCTGTGAAAATGGAGCTGATATTGTCCTGCTTTCCGATCCGGTAGCTTCTGCAAATTTGATTAGCCTAGCTATGTATGAAAAATTTGCAGCGCCGTACTTGGATAAGGTGCTTGAAAAAATCGACAAATGCGATGATGTGCTATTGCATATTTGCGGTAAAGCTTTAGATAGAATACCCAGCATCAAACAAATGAAAAAAATCAAGGGATTTTCTATTGATTCTGTTATAGATTTAAAACAAGCGTTGGATGCAGCCGGACAGGATCTGATTATTATCGGTAATGTTGACCCAATTGGAATTATGTTACAGGGGACGGCTGAAGATGTATATCGAGAAACTTATAAATGTGCTGAAATTGCCGGGATGGATGGACGATTATTCTTAATGCCGGGATGTGATTTGGCTGCCGGCACTAAGGAAGAAAATATATTAGCAATGACAAAAGCATCATTGGATTATGCAGCCAAAGCATCTGCAAAATAA